One Pseudomonas sp. FP1742 genomic window carries:
- a CDS encoding MarR family winged helix-turn-helix transcriptional regulator, which yields MLPSQCLCTNLRRAARGVSRYYDGALDGFGINVAQYSLLCNLQRLDQPSISSLAEAMGLDRSTLGRNLRVLEGEGLVTLIEGEDMRNRIVLLTETGRERLAAALPAWEAAQQRLIDRLGAEKRETLLKLLDELA from the coding sequence ATGCTTCCTTCTCAATGTTTGTGCACTAACCTGCGTCGCGCCGCTCGTGGCGTCAGCAGGTATTACGACGGCGCTCTCGACGGCTTCGGGATCAACGTTGCCCAGTATTCTCTGCTGTGCAATCTGCAGCGTCTCGACCAGCCGAGCATCTCGTCTCTGGCCGAGGCCATGGGTCTGGATCGCAGCACCTTGGGGCGCAATTTGCGGGTGCTTGAGGGGGAAGGCCTGGTGACGCTGATCGAGGGCGAGGACATGCGCAATCGCATCGTCCTGCTCACCGAGACAGGGCGCGAACGTCTGGCAGCGGCCTTGCCGGCCTGGGAAGCGGCGCAGCAGCGGTTGATCGACCGTCTGGGGGCCGAGAAGCGTGAAACCTTGCTCAAATTGCTGGACGAACTGGCTTGA
- a CDS encoding MFS transporter, protein MTSMWRMCGWVLLGSALILALSLGVRHGFGLFLAPMSAEFGWGREVFAFAIALQNLIWGLAQPFTGALADRFGAAKVVLIGGVLYALGLVFMGLSDSAVTLSLSAGLLIGIGLSGTSFSVILGVVGRAVPPEKRSMGMGIASAAGSFGQFAMLPGTLGLIGWLGWSAALLVLGLLVALIVPLVSMLKDKPLPVLGHEQTLAEALREACSHSGFWLLAFGFFVCGFQVVFIGVHLPAYLVDQHLPASVGTTVLALIGLFNIFGTYTAGWLGGRMSKPRLLTGLYLLRAVVIALFLWAPVTQVSAYLFGMAMGFLWLSTVPLTNGTVATLFGVRNLSMLGGIVFLFHQLGSFLGGWLGGVVYDRTGSYDLIWQVAILLSLMAAALNWPVREQPVARLQTRMSAA, encoded by the coding sequence ATGACATCAATGTGGCGTATGTGCGGTTGGGTGCTGTTGGGGAGTGCGCTGATTCTGGCGTTGTCCCTGGGGGTGCGACACGGCTTCGGGCTGTTTCTGGCCCCCATGAGCGCCGAGTTCGGTTGGGGGCGCGAGGTGTTTGCCTTCGCCATTGCCTTGCAGAACCTGATCTGGGGGCTGGCGCAGCCGTTCACTGGTGCATTGGCCGACCGCTTCGGTGCCGCGAAGGTGGTGTTGATCGGTGGTGTTCTATATGCCTTGGGTCTGGTGTTCATGGGGCTGTCCGATTCGGCGGTGACCTTGTCCTTGAGCGCCGGGTTGTTGATCGGTATCGGCCTGTCCGGCACCTCGTTCTCAGTGATCCTCGGCGTGGTCGGCCGTGCCGTGCCGCCGGAAAAACGCAGCATGGGCATGGGGATCGCCAGTGCCGCCGGTTCCTTCGGTCAATTCGCCATGTTGCCTGGCACACTGGGGCTGATCGGCTGGCTTGGCTGGTCTGCGGCATTGCTGGTGTTAGGCCTGCTGGTGGCGCTGATCGTGCCACTGGTGAGCATGCTTAAAGATAAGCCGCTGCCGGTGCTCGGGCATGAGCAAACCCTCGCTGAAGCGCTACGCGAAGCCTGCTCCCATTCGGGATTCTGGTTGTTGGCGTTCGGTTTTTTTGTCTGCGGTTTTCAAGTGGTGTTCATCGGCGTGCACCTGCCGGCCTATCTGGTGGATCAACACCTGCCGGCTTCCGTCGGTACCACTGTGCTGGCGCTGATCGGGCTGTTCAATATCTTCGGTACCTATACCGCGGGCTGGCTTGGCGGGCGGATGTCCAAGCCGCGCTTGCTCACCGGCCTGTATCTGTTGCGGGCGGTGGTGATTGCGCTGTTTCTCTGGGCACCCGTCACACAGGTCTCTGCGTATTTGTTCGGCATGGCCATGGGCTTCCTCTGGCTGTCGACGGTGCCCTTGACCAACGGCACGGTGGCCACCTTGTTCGGCGTACGAAACCTGTCCATGCTGGGTGGGATTGTTTTCCTGTTCCATCAATTGGGCTCGTTCCTTGGTGGTTGGTTGGGCGGGGTGGTATATGACCGGACCGGGAGCTACGACTTGATCTGGCAGGTGGCGATTCTCTTGAGTCTGATGGCCGCGGCCCTGAACTGGCCGGTGCGCGAGCAGCCGGTGGCGCGTCTGCAAACCCGGATGAGTGCTGCATGA
- a CDS encoding OmpP1/FadL family transporter, with translation MKKVMLKTTISLAVALASTQIFASGFAINEQSISGMGTGFAGRSSSADDASTIFGNPAGMSRLKREQVTGGAALLDAHTDISHASSRPNGGSNDGDMVPLVAVPMGYYVKPIDDHWAFGIGMYAPFGLVTDYENGFAGRYFGSKSDVKVMTLQPTVSYAFNDKVSIGFGPTINRIDGTLESNLSLNPRAPDGSVKIKGDDTALGYNIGILVQATDSTRVGLTYHSKVKYKLEGDTKVNYSLLGALGQNPRQKYDASLALTTPESVDISLTHQLDDKWTLYAGSTWTRWSRLKEISVDNSGVPAALNGRFGTITEEQNWHDTWAHAIGASYQLNKQWVLRTGLSFDQAPTNNENRSPRIPTGDRKIFSIGAGWSPTDDLTIDVAYSYLREESVKVNNSNGRQTYSAKYENWANGFGLGATYRF, from the coding sequence ATGAAAAAAGTAATGCTCAAAACCACCATTAGCCTCGCCGTTGCCTTGGCATCCACCCAGATCTTCGCAAGTGGCTTTGCCATCAACGAACAAAGCATCAGCGGGATGGGTACAGGTTTTGCCGGGCGATCTTCCTCTGCCGACGACGCAAGCACCATTTTCGGCAACCCTGCCGGTATGTCTCGCCTCAAGCGCGAACAAGTAACCGGCGGTGCTGCACTGCTTGACGCACACACTGATATCAGCCACGCCAGCTCCCGCCCGAACGGCGGCAGCAACGATGGCGACATGGTTCCCCTGGTCGCCGTGCCGATGGGTTACTACGTCAAGCCAATCGATGATCATTGGGCATTCGGCATCGGTATGTACGCGCCCTTCGGTCTGGTGACCGACTACGAGAATGGCTTTGCCGGCCGCTACTTCGGCAGCAAGAGCGACGTAAAAGTCATGACCTTGCAACCAACCGTCAGCTACGCCTTCAACGACAAGGTGTCGATCGGCTTCGGTCCGACCATCAACCGCATTGACGGCACCCTCGAATCGAATCTGTCGCTGAACCCGCGCGCGCCGGACGGTAGCGTCAAGATCAAGGGTGACGACACCGCGCTGGGCTACAACATCGGTATCCTGGTTCAAGCCACCGACAGCACTCGCGTCGGCCTGACCTACCACTCGAAGGTGAAGTACAAGCTCGAAGGCGACACCAAGGTCAACTACAGCCTCCTCGGAGCTCTGGGTCAGAACCCACGCCAGAAGTACGATGCTTCGCTGGCCCTGACCACTCCTGAGTCGGTTGACATCTCGCTCACTCACCAACTGGATGACAAGTGGACCCTCTACGCGGGCAGCACCTGGACTCGCTGGAGCCGCCTGAAAGAAATCAGCGTCGACAACAGTGGTGTCCCTGCTGCCCTGAACGGCCGGTTTGGTACCATCACCGAAGAGCAGAACTGGCATGACACCTGGGCTCACGCCATCGGTGCTTCGTACCAGTTGAACAAACAATGGGTTCTGCGTACCGGCCTGTCCTTCGACCAGGCACCGACTAACAACGAAAACCGCTCCCCGCGCATTCCAACTGGCGATCGCAAGATTTTCAGCATTGGCGCGGGCTGGAGCCCGACCGACGACCTGACCATCGATGTAGCGTACTCGTACCTGCGCGAAGAGTCGGTCAAGGTCAACAACAGCAACGGTCGCCAGACTTATAGCGCCAAGTATGAAAACTGGGCGAACGGTTTCGGTTTGGGCGCGACCTACCGCTTCTGA